The Faecalibacterium sp. I3-3-89 sequence AGACTGCTTCTTAAAATGCAATCCAGAGCAAACGAGCGAATCACTGCGACTGCAACAGCGTTGCGGAACGGGCTGATCGCACTGGCTGACCAAATATTTCCTGGGGTAAATATTGCATTTGATCCGAACACAAAAAATGCGAATGGACATGAAAAGTGGGTGGACTTCTTTCTGCGTTATTGGCACAAGGATTGTGTCTGTCAATATTCCATGGAGGCTTTCACGGAATCTTATCGGGGATGGTGCAAACGAAAAAACTACAAGTTCCGTACAGATACCGCTCACCAAATCTATCTGCTTGCACAGGAGGGCGTGGCTACTCTTCCGAAATGCGAAAGTACGAAGATGCTGATCACGCAGGCTTGTAAAAGCCTGAATGCCGTTTGCGAGGCCAAGCAAAGCACCCAGCTTGAAATGCAGCGGTTGGCTGCAATGCTCCCCGAATACGAGGTTGTAATGCAGATGGAAGGAGCCGGACCCATTACCGGGCCTGCTCTTATGGCCGAAATTGGTGATGTTCGACGGTTCAAAAACAAGAAAGCGTTGGTAGCCTTTGCTGGTATTGATGCACCACCGTTCCAGTCTGGTGCATTTGAATCCAAGTCACGCCATGTTTCCAAACGAGGTTCACCGCATCTGAGGCGAACTATTTTTATTGTATCGAATATTATTTTAACACGCTCAAACCCGGAAAATGCTGTTTACTGCTTTATGGACAAAAAGCGTTCCGAAGGAAAGCACTATTACGTTTATACCGTCGCAGGAAGTGCCAAGTTCCTGCGAGTCTATTACGCTCGTGTTACTGAATTTCTGCGTTCCCAGCCATCTCCTGGTGCCTGTTGATGGTTTCTGATGAACCATTACGATGATTTTCAGCCGACAAGCTGTGCTGTCGGCTTATTAAAGTTGCCGGATGCTCAACTGCACCCGGCAATAAATTTTTGATGTTTTTTTGTTCAGGCTATTGACACTCGTTAGCAGGTTTGCCACTGCTATGAACGCCTTTTGAATTGCAAAATGATTTTTCAGTTGCTATACTGGGCTTATCAAAGTTTTTTCGGGAGGACGCCGCAGTGACCGCACAGACAATGCAAATCGGAAACAGACCTTGCCGCATTTACGGCGAAGCCCATGCAGAATACCTGCTGCTCCAAATGACAGGCGAACATGAGTTGCAGAGCATAGACCATGAAGTGGCTGCTATTGCACAAAGCAGCCGGAATTTTCTGTTTGCGGCCATTCCAGTGGAAAGCTGGAACGATGCACTTTCTCCGTGGGAAGCCCCTGCTGTATGGGGAAAGCAAGGCTTCGGTGGCAATGCTGAGGATACCCTGCGCTTTCTGACGGAACAGGTCATCCCCACACTGAAACAACAGTTCAATCTCCCGGAAAACGTCAAAATCATTCTGGGTGGCTATTCGCTGGCGAGATTGTTTGCGCTGTGGACACCCACCCAGACCGGTTTGTTCTACGGTATCGCCGCAGCCTCGCCCTCTGTGTGGTTTCCGGGCTGGATGGAGTTTGAGCAGCAGCACCCGATACAGGCACAGTGCGTTTATCTGAGCCTTGGCGACAGGGAAGAGCACACGAAAAACACCGTCATGGCTGTGGTTGGCGATAGCATCCGCACCCTGCACAGTCGGCTTATAGAGCGTGGCGCAGACTGCACCCTTGAATGGAACAGCGGCGGGCATTTCAAAGACGCCGATTTGCGTACCGCAAGAGCATTTCGGTGGGTGATGGAGAAAAGCCGATGAATATTTTGATTGATGCAGACGGCTGCCCGGTCGTCGATCTGACTTTGCAGATTGCAAAGCAGTTCGGCGTTCCAACGGGCTTTTATATCGGAAAGAATGGCTGCTCCAAGCGGCATCCAGACAAGCCTACCGCAGAGATGATCCGCTTCAATTTTACAGAACCGGAAAAAACAGGGCTGTACACCCTATGGGAAAAGCTCACGGTTGGATATGATGATCTGCTGACCACCCCGGTAGTTTCGGAACTGACAGGCTACTCTGCACAAAGCATCCAGCGATGGTGCAATCAGAAGATCCTTGTGGGCTTCAAAATTCGTGGCACATTGACGATTCCGCGCCTTGCGGTCGTTGAGTTTATGTCCGGCGACCGTGCAACGGCTATCGTCCGAAAATCCTCAAAGCACCTCGATCTGCTCCGCACCTATGCACAGGACTGCCATAAAGGCGCAATGACAATTACATATTAAACGAACAGGACTGCTCCACAGTGCAATGTGTGTGAAGCAGTCCTGTTTACTTAGTAGGGATTTATATGTCTTTCTTGTCGAGCTGGATGCGGGACATCTCCGAAAGAACAGCTTTCTTTTCGTGTTCCTGCAAGTACACCGGATTTAGTTTTGACTTCGTATATTTCAGATAGCTGTCAGCGGTCTTTTGCATCAGCACAGCTGTAAAGTACCGCTCCCAACTGAAATATTGCTGGCTTTCCACATGATTTTCCGGCGATTTCAGAATTTCATCGACCTCCGCGTCTTCGAGCAATCCAGAACGAAGAATCAACCATTCAAACGATTCTGGCAGGTAAATATGAGAATCCGGCTGGAGGGCAAGCAGTTGCATAATGCGCTTCATCTGCGAACCAAACGCCGCACCGTCTGCAACCACCAGAATATTCTCCCCTGCACGGTCAGACAGCATTTTGAAAATGTTGGACTTTCCACCAGCAGATTCGCAGATAATTCCGTTTTCGGCGCAAACAGCCTGAAAAAACTGGAATCCCGAATTGGAATCCTCTGTAATGATTGCCGCTGGTTTTAGTTTCTCCAACCCCATCGGCTTTCCGTAAATTCGGAAAAACTCATTGTAGGTCTGTTTCAAGTCTCCGAAGTGTTTGGATGCCCGGATGCCGTAAATTTCCGTTACGCTGTACGGTAATGTTTCAAGTCCTTCCCGCGTGACGAGCACATAGTAGTTGTCTGTTTTCTGAATCGCTGCGGCAAATTCCTTTGAAGCAGTAAAAGCATTCCCTTCATCAATAAAAACGATACTCTGCGAAAGGTCGGAAAGCTGTTTTTCCCACTGCCGCCCGGAAAGGACAACGCAATCCTTCTCGCATTGCAGTTCTATTCCACTGTCCGGGCCTAGTTCCTCGTATTCCCGAATCATCTCCACGAGCGTTGTTTTTCCTGTGGCACTATCTCCACGCAAGATCGTGATGTTCCGGCGTATTTCAAAATCGAACTTGATTTTTCGGTTTTGTACAACGACCCGATATGCTCCTGTCATAAAAAATCCTCACACATAAAGTCCTGCAACGGGGACAAGTTCCCGCATGGAGTGAACAATTTGATCGGTGTTCAGGATGCGGATGGTAAATGTTCCATTTCCAAAATCCATGAGATGCCGAAGGTTGATGGTAACATCCCGATTTTCAGCGATTTTTAACAGCCATTTGGCACAGTTATCTCCACAGGTCGAAGCGTTGAACACCTTTTCCGGCTCGTTGGCGATCAAAATCAAGGTCTTTACTCCGCCCGACAACTGCACCGGGGGAATCTTCCCCAGCACCGGACTATCGATCACACCGCTGTCCAGTACAGTGGAATGGTCTACGTCTTGTATCATCTCACGAGTAAGCGGAGCCGTGATCCACTCCTCTGCATAAGTGTTCTTAAAATAAACAGCGGTGTTGTAGATCACGTTCGGCATATCACCGTAAAAAACATTAAGCATATAAGCATCTTCTCCTGTTACATCGGTTGACACTTTTATTATCACCATTGTAAGCGTTTTTTCTGGTGAATGTCAACCTGTTTTTCATTCATTTCGGAGGGAGGGATGGTTTTCAACATGAACACACCCATACAGTTGAAAATCCGAGGTCACACCAAATGACGCTGGACTACTTCTATGGTCAGTCAGGCGAGTTGTTCTCCTACTTCCGCATCCCGAAAGCACTGTTCCAAGACAGCCGTTTCCGGCAGCTCTCCACCGATGCCCGGACACTGTACGGCATCCTGCTGGATCGCATCATCGTTCCGCATTTCCGAAAGTGCAATATCAAGCTGGTAGACCTGAAAGCCACCGACTTGCAGAATTTCTATAACAAACAGCTTGAATGGGTCAAGGCAAATTCGGTGATCCATTATCATGCAAGCAGCAACAAGCAATCAGTTCACTCGCCCGTTGGAGAGAATGCAGGAGAGAACAGACCTTGAAAACCAGCCAACCGCCCGGAGAATTCCCCCGTCGCAGCAGAAGTACACAAAAGAAAAAGTCGCAGATTCGTTTGAATCTGCGACTTCTGGCGGAGATGGTGGGATTCGAACCCACGTGCCCGATTAAGGACAAAACGATTTCGAGTCTTTGAAATTGTTGGATGAAGCTGGTCCCGCGCGGCTGTCATTGGCAGCGGAGGGCATTCTTGTAACCTCCAAAAAGGCACGTCACACCGCAATTTGCAGGCGAAAATCAGCCGCTTTTTGCGAAATGACGTTAGAAAAAGCCTTTTTCACACGGGGCGTCAACGGCTGCATTTCAGGTGTAGTTGTGTTAGATGTCCGTTAGAAATATGCAGTGCTGCCGTTGCTGTGCCAGCTCACAGCAGGCTTCCCTGTCTGAACGCAGTGTTTCCCGAAAGCCGGGAAATGCTGCGTTTTCTCTTGCCCGCATTGGGCTGAAAGGGAAGCCGCCATGTCAACATTCCGCGTCAATAAAAATGTCAACTACACCGTCATGAGCAACCACCACCTGCAGGATAAGAGGCTGTCCCTGAAGGCCAAGGGCCTGCTGTCCTATATGCTCTCCCTGCCGGACGATTGGGATTACAGCCTGAAAGGGCTGACCGTTGGTTGCAAAGATGGTCTGGACAGTGTACGCACCGCTGTTCTGGAACTGGAAGAACGCGGCTATGTCCGCCGTCAGAAAGTCCGCAATGCCAAAGGGCAGATCATCGACTACGATTATCAGGTTTATGAATCGCCTGTTGAGGACGCTCCTGCCGTTCCCGGCAAGGAAGGCGGGCCATCGAACCCGTCCGCAACCAAAAGCCCGAAAAGCCGCATGAAACCTTGTTCTTCACCATTTTTGGATTTTCCAAATTTGGCTGAGCCCAATTTGGAAAAGGCAACGCAACAAAATACTAATAAACAAAATACTAAAAGACAAAGTACTAATCTATCAGGGCCGACAGGCGAATCCGCAGATTTTGACCAGATGGAAGCACAGGTACGGGAGGAGTTTCGGGAACGTTTGGAGATCGACGCACTTGCCCAGCGATACGATCCCGACAAGCTGGAGGAGTTGCTGGACAACATTGTGGAGATGTACTGCTGTCCACGACAGACCCAGTACATCGGCAAACAGCCGCAGACCACCAAGGCCATCCGGCTGCGGCTGGACAAGCTGACCAGCCAGCACATTGAGTACATCTTCGATGTGATGTCCAACACCACCCAGCCCATCAAGAACATCATGGCCTATCTGCGCACCACCATCCTGAACGCACCCACCACGATGGAGCACTACTATCAGGCGCAGGGCAACTGGCTGACCGCACAGAATCAGAAGAAGTAAGCGCTGTTTTCCACAAAGAACGCAACGCCTGTTGAAAATGCAAAGGAGAATTTCCATGAAGAACACGAACGCCGTCCGCACCGAGATCCATTACGCACAGGTTGGGGAGTATCAGCTGCCCCTGCTCACCCTGCCGCAGACCGATGATACCGAACCGCTGGGCAAGTATGGCCGGATGCGGCTGGCCTATCTCAAAAATCAGCGCCCCGTGCTGTACAACCAGATGCTGCTGAACGGTACGCTCTGGCCACATTTGCAGGATGTCCAGAAAACGGCCTACGAGTGGCTGGAACGCACAATGACGGCTCTGTTAGACAAGTACCCCGCGCCGGACAAAGAGCGTGCACAGCTTCTCTGGGTGGCGCACATGAACGGGCTGAAAGCGCAGGCTGAAGAGGTAGTGGTGAGGGAAGTCGTGTATGCAGAATGATTCCTGATAGCATCTGAACGGTATCAAAAGCCGATATTTTGAATTTTATTCTTGATTTTTGCGGAATATTTGCAAATTTCAAAATCAAAATTTGACTTTCTGCCCAGAATAGAGTACACTGGATTCAGAAAATCATCTGGGAGGAATCGCGATGCTGCTTCAATTTTCAGTCACCAACCACCGCTCCATCAAGGACACGGCTATTATCAGCTTGAAAGCATCTACGGATAAAAGTCTGCCTGATTGCCTGATTTCGCCGGACGAGAAGAAACAGCTTGTACCTGTGCTGGCACTGTACGGCGCAAATGCAGCCGGGAAGAGCAATGTTCTCCATGCTCTCCTGCTCATGCGGGAAATGGTCTGTGGCCGATATGCCAAGCTGCTGAAGGGCGAGTCCCTTCCGCAGGAGCCGTTTGCTTTCACTGACCAGCCCACACAGCCGACCAGCTTTGAAGCCATCTATTTTTATGGCGGCATCAAGTATGCCTATGGGTTCTCGTTTGACAAGTCCAAAGTCCTGACCGAATACCTCTATCACTGGCCGAATGGCCGGGAAGCCTTGATTTTTTCCAGAGAGGGAAATGGCTACCAATTTCGTGAAAACATCCAAGAACAGCTTACGCTTTCTGGACGAACTGCTGAAAATCGCCTTTATCTGTCCAGCTCGAACGAGTGGAACTGCCCCCAGACTGAAAAGGCATATCTGTGGTTCTTTGAAAAACTGACAGGCTTTATGGGAACGGAAATGCGACTGGACGCAACTTTGTCTGCCATCCGGCAAGGCGGCTCTGAAAAGAGCCGTATCCTGCATGAAATGCTGTATGCAGACCTCGGTATCAAGGACATCCGCATTACAGGCTCCAAGGAAGAGCCTATCATTTCCGCACTGCACACTCTCGATGCCGAAGATGGCACTTCTAAGGGTTTCTGGCTCCCGTTGGGGCAAGAATCCGTTGGAACACAGCGTTTCTTCTCTCGCATCGGTATGTGGCTCACTGCACTAGAAGCAGGCTCTGTTTTGGTAGTAGACGAGATAGAATCCAGTATGCACCCGCTGCTGACAAGGCATCTGATCGAGATGGTGCAGGATGCCGCTATCAATACAAACCATGCACAACTCATCTTTACAACACACGATACCGGACTTCTCGACCTGACGTTGCTGCGGCGCGATCAGATTTGGTTTGCTGAGAAGAACGAAAAGACCATGCAGACCGATATTTACGCCCTGACCGAGTTCTCTCCCCGGAAAGGTGAGAACATCTCCAAGGGCTATCTGCAAGGACGGTATGGAGCGATTCCATTCATTGGAGGGAATGCAGTATGGGCAGAATAAAAGAGATCAGCCGCAAATCTGTCCACACCAGAAAGCGCAATCCGGTCGTGTATCTTATCTGCGAGGGCAGCGAAACGGAGATTCGTTATTTTAAGCGTTTCCGCAGTCGAGGATGCAATATTGACATTATCCCGATTTCTTCGCAGTATAAGTCTGCCGACAAGCTTGTGCAAAAGGCCAAAGCAACGATGGGCAATAATCCATACTACCCGGAAGATGGTGACTCCATCTGGTGCGTATTTGACCGTGACGATAACTCCAACGAAGTTCTTCTGCGTGCCAAACAGTCCGCTCAAAAGGAAGGCTATCATTTGGCCTATTCTAACCCATCTTTCGAGTTGTGGTTCCTACTGCACTTTGTAAATCAACAGGCAGAGGTCGAGGATTGTCAGGCATTGATTCGCTTGCTGAAACAGCCGAACAGAATCCCTGATTATGAAAAAAATAAGGATTACTTTGACGTTTTGAAGCCTTTGCAAGCCGTGGCAGTTCAACGAGCCAAGACCCGCTCTGAACAAATACGGAACCAAGGAACTGAACCAATTTCACGCCAAAGCAATCCTTTGGCAACAGTCTATGAACTCGTTGAATACCTGAACTCCAAAGTTTGAGAGGTGTCTTTATGACTTACCTGAAATTGATGATGGATGAAAGGGAAATCGCTCATTTGAGCGAAGATGGGCAGTATCTCTGCGCCAATGAGGGTATGCCACAGTATGACCTGCCCTTGAACCTCTTTATCGGCAACAGCCGCAAGGTGCCGCTGGTCGATGTAGTCGTCTGGGCAAAGAAACGCATCTTCCCCCGAAACCGGATGGACTGCAAGGAGATTCTGGAGATGATGGGCCTGCCAGACTACAATGCGTGGGAAATCGTCAAGCGCACCAATGCCTGCCTGATGGAGGACCCTTTCTGGCTGCGTTTCAGCGAAGCTGAGACTTTTGAGGATACCACCCGCGGCAGGGCAAGAAGGATCATGGCCGAATATCAGAAGTCAGCTGATACCAACTAGTATCAATACTAGGGTTCAATCCATCGGCCCCTCACTTTAAGGCGGCATTGCTGCCGTATATACTGGTTCTTCTCGAATGTCCAGCTTTTTTAGAGCAGAATCCCTTAATCGCTTTGCTTTTCCCTTAAAATGCAGCCGATTTTAAGGGAAAGCATAATTGAGTAAGGTTTGAAGCAGTCCTATTTATATAACTTTTTTGTTGGTTGTCAATATATTGATACTAATTGGTATCAATAGGTATCAGTCAATGGATACAACAAGACCCACAGATTGGAATGAGCCTCCAATCTGTGGGTCTTATTCATTTAAGTTCCGTCATCATCGTTTGGGTCAGGAACTTCTACCCACTCTGAAAGTTCTTCGCAGTAGTCCGCATATTTTCCGCCTTCGGTGGTCCTGATAACGCGCCGCACGTAGTCCTTGCCGCCATCTACGCAGCAGAGACCACAGCTGCACTTCTTCAAATCGTAATGGCTTTTGCTTTCGATGACGTCTCCACAGCGTTTGCAACGGATTTTGTTCGATATAATAATTCGCATCTTTCTGTTTCCCAATTTACAGATGTGCATCCGAGCATTTACTTTTGTAATATTTCTTTTAGCTTTTTCTCAGTACATCCAATGCATAGAATCTGTTGTGACTTAACTTTTTTATCTGAATAAATACTTGTGTTATTCCGTTCAATCAATATTGGAATTTTTATTTCTATAATATGATTTCTTAGCCACACGTCGTCCTTTCCTTCTTGTTCCCAAAACGTTCCTATCGGAACACCTGCATCCTGTGCGAGTCTCGTCAGGTTATTAAATGTATCCTCGTTGTCTTTGATTTCACTAAATCCAAATAGGCGATGAGCATTGTGAAGCAGATCTTTAAAACCAATGATTTCGTGTGCACCTTGATACAATATTTCCCACGTTGGTTGAGTCTCATGGTGATTCCATATCAAATCTTGATGCTTATCGATTATAGACTTAACACTATTATCCTGCCCTGTGAAGTCTCTATACAATTTTTCAAATTCAACACTGGCCGCTTTAACCTCTTCCGTTGACCATTTTCCATCTTCAGCTTCTGATATTTTATCCTCAATGTTTTCCAATAAATTCATCCGTGAAATATCCGCAACATTTGAACCAAGCGATTTTAAAATTTTCAACATCAATCTCATGTCGCAAATATTGTCATTTGCCATTAAATTCAGAAGGCAATCCGCTGTTTCCTTCATGCTCTGAAGGACTCTAATATACATATCAGGCATGGGCCGATGTACCCGAAGCGCATGATTGATTTGCTCCATGAATTCATATATGAATTTTCGATCCCGTTCCGTTTTATTTTTTGAAACAATCGGAAGCTCACAAAAAGCAGGCATTGTCCATGAAAATTTTTCACGCAAAGGAACACTAATACCATTTTCATAGTTAGGAAAAGCCGGAATCACGATATTATTAGCACACCATTTAGATGTATCAAAGAACATATCTACACAAGAAAAATAGTCTATTCCTTGAACGGTTTCATGATTTCGCTTAACCCACTGCATCAGCATTTGTGAAATTATATATTCCTGCTTATATGGTGTGTTGCCGCTTTGATTTATAAATGAGCATGCCAAAATCAACGGATACATTTTAAGATACCGACAGATCACCTCATTCCACACTTCAAAATCTTTGTATTTTACCGTAAATCCCCACGTTTTTATCTCCATGGGAGAATATAATGCCAATAATTTCAGTTCTTTGCTCAGATCTATTTTATTATCCTGGCTTTCACTCCAAATATATTGATATTCAGAATAATAATATTTTGAGGGATAATTACATTCCTGCCAAGCGAGAGGGAGCATTGTAGATAAGTACAGGCATGGAAATCCTGCTAAGCTGAATCTTTCATTACTCGAATATGCTCGCTTATTCATTGGAATATGAAACAATTCATTTGGATTACTTTTGATAGTCTGACTACGGCCATCTACAGCCCTAATTCTAAAGTATCGTCCCCCATTAGAACTTCCAAACAGTCTCATACATGTGAAGATTGTTTTTTCTCCAGCAGATACAAGAATTCTTCCATTCATCAAACTTATAAAAAGAGCCGGTCTCAAAATTTCCATGACTTCATCGAATAGTTCTTGCGATACCTTATAATTCGATTCTTCATAGCTTTCGAAGA is a genomic window containing:
- a CDS encoding esterase; the protein is MQIGNRPCRIYGEAHAEYLLLQMTGEHELQSIDHEVAAIAQSSRNFLFAAIPVESWNDALSPWEAPAVWGKQGFGGNAEDTLRFLTEQVIPTLKQQFNLPENVKIILGGYSLARLFALWTPTQTGLFYGIAAASPSVWFPGWMEFEQQHPIQAQCVYLSLGDREEHTKNTVMAVVGDSIRTLHSRLIERGADCTLEWNSGGHFKDADLRTARAFRWVMEKSR
- a CDS encoding RloB family protein, producing MGRIKEISRKSVHTRKRNPVVYLICEGSETEIRYFKRFRSRGCNIDIIPISSQYKSADKLVQKAKATMGNNPYYPEDGDSIWCVFDRDDNSNEVLLRAKQSAQKEGYHLAYSNPSFELWFLLHFVNQQAEVEDCQALIRLLKQPNRIPDYEKNKDYFDVLKPLQAVAVQRAKTRSEQIRNQGTEPISRQSNPLATVYELVEYLNSKV
- a CDS encoding IS110 family transposase, which encodes MRQSCLLRSTLKKLGGDIRIVMEHTSTYWRPIALTLKEAGFFVSVVNAMLIHDFSDNTIRKLKTDRADALKIANYALTFWDTLPPFNNEEETRLLLKMQSRANERITATATALRNGLIALADQIFPGVNIAFDPNTKNANGHEKWVDFFLRYWHKDCVCQYSMEAFTESYRGWCKRKNYKFRTDTAHQIYLLAQEGVATLPKCESTKMLITQACKSLNAVCEAKQSTQLEMQRLAAMLPEYEVVMQMEGAGPITGPALMAEIGDVRRFKNKKALVAFAGIDAPPFQSGAFESKSRHVSKRGSPHLRRTIFIVSNIILTRSNPENAVYCFMDKKRSEGKHYYVYTVAGSAKFLRVYYARVTEFLRSQPSPGAC
- a CDS encoding translation initiation factor 2, which codes for MTGAYRVVVQNRKIKFDFEIRRNITILRGDSATGKTTLVEMIREYEELGPDSGIELQCEKDCVVLSGRQWEKQLSDLSQSIVFIDEGNAFTASKEFAAAIQKTDNYYVLVTREGLETLPYSVTEIYGIRASKHFGDLKQTYNEFFRIYGKPMGLEKLKPAAIITEDSNSGFQFFQAVCAENGIICESAGGKSNIFKMLSDRAGENILVVADGAAFGSQMKRIMQLLALQPDSHIYLPESFEWLILRSGLLEDAEVDEILKSPENHVESQQYFSWERYFTAVLMQKTADSYLKYTKSKLNPVYLQEHEKKAVLSEMSRIQLDKKDI
- a CDS encoding DUF7695 domain-containing protein; this encodes MHICKLGNRKMRIIISNKIRCKRCGDVIESKSHYDLKKCSCGLCCVDGGKDYVRRVIRTTEGGKYADYCEELSEWVEVPDPNDDDGT
- a CDS encoding DUF6017 domain-containing protein, which codes for MSTFRVNKNVNYTVMSNHHLQDKRLSLKAKGLLSYMLSLPDDWDYSLKGLTVGCKDGLDSVRTAVLELEERGYVRRQKVRNAKGQIIDYDYQVYESPVEDAPAVPGKEGGPSNPSATKSPKSRMKPCSSPFLDFPNLAEPNLEKATQQNTNKQNTKRQSTNLSGPTGESADFDQMEAQVREEFRERLEIDALAQRYDPDKLEELLDNIVEMYCCPRQTQYIGKQPQTTKAIRLRLDKLTSQHIEYIFDVMSNTTQPIKNIMAYLRTTILNAPTTMEHYYQAQGNWLTAQNQKK
- a CDS encoding helix-turn-helix domain-containing protein translates to MNILIDADGCPVVDLTLQIAKQFGVPTGFYIGKNGCSKRHPDKPTAEMIRFNFTEPEKTGLYTLWEKLTVGYDDLLTTPVVSELTGYSAQSIQRWCNQKILVGFKIRGTLTIPRLAVVEFMSGDRATAIVRKSSKHLDLLRTYAQDCHKGAMTITY
- a CDS encoding TnpV protein produces the protein MKNTNAVRTEIHYAQVGEYQLPLLTLPQTDDTEPLGKYGRMRLAYLKNQRPVLYNQMLLNGTLWPHLQDVQKTAYEWLERTMTALLDKYPAPDKERAQLLWVAHMNGLKAQAEEVVVREVVYAE
- a CDS encoding DUF4869 domain-containing protein; translation: MLNVFYGDMPNVIYNTAVYFKNTYAEEWITAPLTREMIQDVDHSTVLDSGVIDSPVLGKIPPVQLSGGVKTLILIANEPEKVFNASTCGDNCAKWLLKIAENRDVTINLRHLMDFGNGTFTIRILNTDQIVHSMRELVPVAGLYV
- a CDS encoding AAA family ATPase; the encoded protein is MLLQFSVTNHRSIKDTAIISLKASTDKSLPDCLISPDEKKQLVPVLALYGANAAGKSNVLHALLLMREMVCGRYAKLLKGESLPQEPFAFTDQPTQPTSFEAIYFYGGIKYAYGFSFDKSKVLTEYLYHWPNGREALIFSREGNGYQFRENIQEQLTLSGRTAENRLYLSSSNEWNCPQTEKAYLWFFEKLTGFMGTEMRLDATLSAIRQGGSEKSRILHEMLYADLGIKDIRITGSKEEPIISALHTLDAEDGTSKGFWLPLGQESVGTQRFFSRIGMWLTALEAGSVLVVDEIESSMHPLLTRHLIEMVQDAAINTNHAQLIFTTHDTGLLDLTLLRRDQIWFAEKNEKTMQTDIYALTEFSPRKGENISKGYLQGRYGAIPFIGGNAVWAE